The following proteins are co-located in the Spirosoma montaniterrae genome:
- a CDS encoding ATP-grasp domain-containing protein, translating into MAQLSFLCIATYFKGQDFMRSCKALGNTVYLLTVEKLRDAEWPHDAIDDVFYLPNPENTSENLDRMLTGLAHTMRQHKIDRVVALDDFDVEKGALIRETFRIPGMGQTTARFFRDKLAMRMRAAAEGIRVPRFSSLFHDQSITDFIQTSEGPWLVKPRSEASATGIKKVHNIDEAWQVIHALGERRHEYLIEEFKPGRVYHVDSLSFEGKIIFSRASRYLATPMEVSHGGGVFRTVTLAKNDAETVALREINERVMNAFGMKSSASHSEYIRGDHDGELYFLETASRVGGAHIAEMVEAASGINLWTEWAKLETALARNERYKIPKESDHYAGLIVSLARQQWPDMAAFSDDEIWWRMNKEYHVGLIVRSKKQPRILALLDKYMQHIYNDFHASAPVPDKPTS; encoded by the coding sequence ATGGCCCAACTCTCATTTCTCTGCATCGCCACGTATTTCAAGGGGCAGGATTTCATGCGTTCCTGCAAGGCACTCGGCAATACGGTGTACCTGCTTACGGTCGAAAAATTGCGCGATGCCGAATGGCCCCACGACGCCATCGACGACGTATTTTACCTGCCTAATCCCGAAAACACGAGCGAGAATTTAGACCGGATGCTCACAGGACTTGCCCATACTATGCGCCAACACAAAATTGACCGGGTGGTGGCCTTAGATGATTTCGACGTGGAGAAGGGCGCGCTTATCCGCGAAACGTTCCGCATTCCGGGCATGGGCCAAACCACGGCGCGTTTCTTCCGCGACAAACTGGCGATGCGGATGCGGGCCGCTGCCGAAGGTATTCGGGTGCCGCGTTTTAGCAGCCTGTTTCACGATCAGAGCATTACCGATTTTATTCAGACCTCCGAAGGCCCGTGGCTTGTGAAACCACGTTCCGAAGCATCGGCAACGGGTATCAAAAAAGTACACAACATCGACGAAGCCTGGCAGGTGATTCATGCCCTGGGCGAACGGCGGCACGAATACCTGATCGAAGAGTTTAAGCCGGGGCGTGTGTATCACGTTGATTCGCTGTCGTTTGAAGGCAAAATTATCTTTAGCCGGGCGAGCCGCTATCTGGCAACACCGATGGAAGTCTCGCACGGGGGCGGGGTGTTTCGCACCGTCACGCTGGCGAAGAACGACGCGGAAACGGTGGCTCTGCGCGAAATCAACGAACGCGTCATGAACGCATTTGGCATGAAATCGTCGGCCTCGCATTCTGAATACATCCGGGGCGACCACGACGGCGAACTGTACTTTCTGGAAACAGCCAGTCGGGTCGGTGGCGCGCACATTGCCGAGATGGTGGAGGCTGCGTCGGGTATCAACCTGTGGACTGAGTGGGCGAAGTTAGAAACCGCCCTTGCCCGAAACGAACGTTACAAGATTCCCAAAGAATCAGACCACTACGCTGGACTGATTGTGTCGCTGGCCCGGCAACAATGGCCCGACATGGCCGCCTTTTCGGACGATGAAATCTGGTGGCGCATGAACAAGGAATACCACGTTGGCCTGATTGTCCGCTCCAAAAAGCAGCCGCGCATTCTGGCGTTGCTGGACAAGTACATGCAACATATTTACAACGACTTTCACGCATCGGCCCCCGTGCCGGATAAGCCCACAAGCTGA
- a CDS encoding PD40 domain-containing protein, which yields MTRTVLILLSLVLVFMVGCNRTGIDPTLLQPELAIEEGLRPITVNSQTVRDQLLIDISPQGSIVCCCAPCLQPTYALTDRYEIQISSAESGPYRLYTTIKSGNSEQEQQKAHSIALPKDLVSQPSIVRVVAVSKKGKVGQVKAIMNSFSPEIKAITEVVVNEKDKLWSLNFNPAKPQVVYATYVQDASHNIIATLRVADYAQGKLSNVQVINPSGYGGLFSKDGKLLAYFQPRTTDDLPRLLVIREMETGLNRTLRLPANLWIGSMAWSPDGQHIAFLEQNNEYTRLWKLTISTEKLEPITAVMPYKEPGGLWQGSIDWTPDGKAIIATRSDHQTSINRRFGLSMISVANGRILSDFMTLPNWRDESPSFSPDGKQIAFLSSRTGPSSNNYSLWLRDIATNQLRHLRFPEGFQLSSIFQPHWINGSQLLIAVYSGYTAQNRYYVVSI from the coding sequence ATGACGCGAACTGTATTAATTTTATTGAGCCTGGTATTAGTGTTTATGGTCGGCTGCAATCGAACAGGTATTGACCCAACACTCCTGCAACCTGAACTTGCAATTGAGGAAGGGTTACGGCCAATTACAGTTAATTCACAAACAGTCAGAGACCAGTTACTAATAGACATATCGCCACAGGGGTCAATCGTGTGCTGTTGTGCGCCTTGTCTGCAACCTACTTATGCCTTGACTGATCGCTACGAAATACAGATTTCCAGCGCAGAGTCAGGGCCTTATCGCCTGTACACAACTATTAAATCAGGCAACAGCGAGCAGGAACAACAGAAAGCCCATAGTATAGCACTACCCAAAGATTTAGTTAGTCAGCCCTCAATTGTTCGGGTTGTGGCTGTAAGCAAAAAAGGTAAAGTTGGTCAGGTTAAGGCTATTATGAATAGCTTTTCACCCGAAATTAAAGCTATCACGGAAGTGGTTGTTAATGAGAAAGATAAACTGTGGTCGCTTAATTTCAATCCGGCTAAGCCGCAGGTCGTTTATGCTACTTACGTACAGGACGCGTCTCACAACATTATTGCTACATTACGGGTAGCTGACTATGCACAGGGGAAATTGAGTAATGTGCAGGTTATAAACCCCAGCGGCTATGGCGGTCTGTTTTCAAAAGATGGAAAGCTACTGGCTTATTTTCAGCCGCGTACTACGGATGACTTGCCCCGGCTACTCGTTATTCGGGAGATGGAGACGGGACTAAACCGCACCCTTCGATTACCTGCCAATTTATGGATTGGCTCGATGGCCTGGTCGCCCGATGGGCAGCACATTGCTTTTTTGGAGCAAAATAACGAATACACGCGTTTGTGGAAATTAACCATTAGTACTGAAAAACTTGAACCCATTACAGCCGTTATGCCATATAAAGAACCCGGTGGTCTCTGGCAAGGTAGTATTGATTGGACACCCGATGGTAAGGCAATTATTGCTACGCGCAGCGACCATCAAACCAGTATAAACCGGCGGTTTGGCTTGTCTATGATATCTGTCGCTAACGGACGTATTTTGTCAGATTTTATGACTTTACCTAATTGGCGCGATGAGAGTCCATCCTTCTCCCCCGATGGAAAACAGATTGCTTTTCTTAGTTCCAGAACCGGCCCGTCGAGTAACAATTACTCCCTTTGGTTAAGAGACATAGCCACTAATCAACTTCGGCATCTACGTTTTCCTGAAGGTTTTCAATTATCAAGTATATTTCAACCACATTGGATTAACGGCAGTCAGTTACTTATTGCAGTGTATTCGGGCTACACGGCCCAGAATCGCTACTATGTGGTGTCAATTTGA
- a CDS encoding neutral/alkaline non-lysosomal ceramidase N-terminal domain-containing protein, translating to MPYYAQTKQRLTQLPAPPAAKTPLRAGWAKANITPPYTTPTGGYGERRGRHWRIVSDSIWARAIVFDNGSTRAVLIGLDLLITPPTVVEQLKKRLPELGLRWENVYSGTIHSHNSVGGWAPGVVGQLIAGDYDERIVTRITEGILTAIRNAQANMAPAQVGYGETDASDHIYNRIGFSGPTGPLDGAVRLIKLQKQDGTSALICSFAGHATLFEGDNGDYLSRDYPGSLVDRLERKTATFALFLGGPMGSTGPQARGKTDFQEIRNYAGDLALRIERIAPTIQPRPDSTLAILTLPLSLREPHPRVLGDCRIRPWFFHNLYGDYPSDLKALRIGSTVLLGTPCDFSGELAVELQPAARQRGLNLMITSFNGGYIGYVTPDRYYNRITYETRDMNWFGPYNGDYFKEMMTGLLAKIEAYQPKSVQAVSN from the coding sequence ATGCCGTACTACGCTCAGACAAAACAGCGGCTGACACAATTGCCCGCGCCACCAGCGGCAAAAACGCCATTACGGGCAGGATGGGCCAAAGCCAACATTACGCCCCCCTATACCACCCCAACCGGCGGCTACGGCGAACGGCGCGGACGACATTGGCGAATCGTCAGCGACTCGATCTGGGCGCGGGCCATTGTCTTCGACAACGGCAGTACGCGGGCCGTGCTAATCGGACTCGATCTGCTCATTACGCCCCCAACGGTGGTAGAACAACTGAAAAAACGGCTTCCCGAACTGGGACTTCGCTGGGAAAACGTCTACAGCGGAACCATTCACTCGCATAACAGTGTGGGCGGCTGGGCACCGGGGGTAGTAGGCCAACTGATTGCCGGTGACTATGACGAGCGCATTGTGACGCGCATCACCGAAGGGATTCTAACGGCTATTCGCAATGCACAAGCCAACATGGCCCCCGCGCAGGTTGGTTACGGCGAAACCGATGCGTCTGACCATATTTACAACCGCATCGGTTTTTCGGGGCCAACCGGACCGCTCGATGGAGCCGTTCGGCTCATTAAACTACAGAAACAAGATGGTACGTCGGCGTTGATTTGCTCGTTTGCGGGCCATGCGACCTTGTTTGAAGGCGATAACGGAGATTATCTCAGCCGCGACTATCCGGGTTCGCTGGTAGACAGGTTAGAGAGAAAAACGGCAACGTTCGCGCTGTTTCTGGGCGGGCCAATGGGCAGTACCGGGCCACAGGCACGCGGCAAAACTGATTTTCAGGAGATCAGAAACTACGCGGGCGATCTGGCTCTGCGCATCGAACGCATTGCACCCACCATTCAGCCCCGCCCCGATAGTACACTGGCAATACTCACCCTACCACTCAGCCTGCGCGAACCGCACCCCCGTGTACTGGGCGATTGCCGGATTCGACCCTGGTTTTTTCACAACCTCTATGGCGATTACCCGTCCGACCTGAAAGCGCTACGCATCGGCTCAACCGTACTGCTCGGCACCCCCTGCGACTTTTCGGGCGAACTGGCAGTGGAGTTGCAACCCGCAGCCCGGCAGCGCGGCTTGAATCTAATGATTACGAGCTTCAACGGCGGCTACATCGGCTATGTCACACCCGACCGTTATTATAACCGCATCACCTACGAAACCCGCGACATGAACTGGTTCGGCCCCTACAATGGCGATTATTTCAAGGAAATGATGACGGGGCTACTGGCGAAGATTGAAGCGTATCAACCTAAATCTGTTCAGGCCGTTTCAAATTGA